CATTCAATAACACATTGGGCACTCTGGCTGGCAATACTACGGGCTCATCTATAGTGCCATCAAAGTTGGCTTGCCAGTCAACCGTGCCCTGACCCAACTCGCTGAGTAATGCATCAGCATAGGCGGCTAGCCTTGACTCGGTGTAACGCATTGCTGCAAATGACTTTGGGTCATCCGGTGATCCCCAGTTACCCTGCCCATCGACCAGCGGGTAACGATAGGAGAAAGGCTGAGCCATCAGCACCATCGCCTCGTAAGCCGCACTATCGCCATGTGGGTGAAATTTACCGATCACATCACCCACCGTTCGCGCTGACTTTTTGTGTTTACTGGTCGCTTTTAAACCCAACTCACTCATGGCATAAATAATTCGACGCTGCACCGGCTTTAAACCATCCCCCACATGTGGCAGGGCACGATCTAAAATCACGTACATGGAATAGTCTAAATAAGCTTTTTCGGTGTATTCTTTGAGTGAAAATTGCTCAATGCCTTCGGCACTTAAGTCCAGCATAATTATCCTGATAGTGTAGGTATGACGGTAATGATCAAATTTTTGCTAAGTTTATCCTTTGCACGACATGCTTTCCACAGCTAAGCGTGTACAATTGAGACTATTTTTAATCACAAAAGCGGGCAGCCATGCGACCTGAGGCCGATCACACTTTTCAGCAACACTTATCGACGATTAAGCAAAACCCTGCGCTATTACAGTCATTAACCAGACTACAGCGCGGCATCGAAAAAGAGAGTTTACGCATAAACCCGCAAGGTCAGCTCGCCATGACTGACCACCCCTTTCATTTAGGCTCAGCGCTCTGCCACCCAAAGATAACTACCGATTACTCTGAAGCTTTGCTTGAGTTTATTACCCCCGTGCATCAATCCATCGGCGAGACCCTGCATGCTTTGGCCGATGTACACAGCTATAGCTATCAAACCTTGGCAAAACAGGACGAGTTGATCTGGACAAACTCGATGCCCTGTGCACTTGTTAGAGAACAAGCCATCCCCGTTGCGCACTATGGCAGCTCGAATGTGGCAAAGATGAAAAAAATCTATCGCCTCGGACTTGGCGTGCGCTACAGCAGAATGATGCAAACGATTGCAGGTGTGCACTATAACTTTTCTTTATCTGAAAAATTTTGGGCAAATTTTTACAGCATGCAAAACAGTGACCGCCCACTGGACCAGTTCAAAACGGAAAAATATTTTGGCTTGATAAGAAACTTCCGCCGTTTGGCACCGCTGTTTGTTTATCTGTTTGGCGCCTCTCCAGCGCTCAGCAAAAGCTTTTTACAAGGACAATCGCATCAACTTCAGCAATACGATGCTGAAACTTGTTTTAACCCTTATGCAACATCACTGCGCATGAGCGACTTAGGCTATCAATCTACTGCACAAGAAGCGCTATTCGTATGCTATAACAACCTCGAAAGCTACATTAGCACGCTAAAACGCGGCATTAATACTAGCTACGCCGACTATGAAAAGATCGGCCTCAAAGACCAGCATCAACAATATCAACAGTTGAACAATGCTTTATTGCAAATTGAGAATGAGTTTTACTCCATCATTCGGCCAAAGCGAGTAGCTGCTAGCGGTGAAGCACCACTGAACGCCCTAGCGCGAGGCGGTGTTGAGTATATTGAGATTCGCTGTATCGACGTCAACCCGTTTAAACCGTTAGGCATTGACGAACACTGTCTACGCTTTTTAGATCTTTTATTATTATTCTGCCTGCTCAGCGATAGCCCTGAAGTTTCGCCACAAC
The Pseudomonadales bacterium DNA segment above includes these coding regions:
- a CDS encoding glutamate--cysteine ligase, encoding MRPEADHTFQQHLSTIKQNPALLQSLTRLQRGIEKESLRINPQGQLAMTDHPFHLGSALCHPKITTDYSEALLEFITPVHQSIGETLHALADVHSYSYQTLAKQDELIWTNSMPCALVREQAIPVAHYGSSNVAKMKKIYRLGLGVRYSRMMQTIAGVHYNFSLSEKFWANFYSMQNSDRPLDQFKTEKYFGLIRNFRRLAPLFVYLFGASPALSKSFLQGQSHQLQQYDAETCFNPYATSLRMSDLGYQSTAQEALFVCYNNLESYISTLKRGINTSYADYEKIGLKDQHQQYQQLNNALLQIENEFYSIIRPKRVAASGEAPLNALARGGVEYIEIRCIDVNPFKPLGIDEHCLRFLDLLLLFCLLSDSPEVSPQQCQEHSDNLKRVVTEGRRPNLDIMVDGKPVNFSQWCQQQLHSIRELALVLDSLRANSDYNISVNKQMLKVQHPELTPSAKVLHTMQEQQQSFLDFGLMQSKKWQQYFLSQPADPNNQQKFIELALNSHAQQKTIEAAEQKPFDQYLREFYAQYQ